In a single window of the Leptidea sinapis chromosome 47, ilLepSina1.1, whole genome shotgun sequence genome:
- the LOC126978064 gene encoding uncharacterized protein LOC126978064 yields MYIKYQHRDHIPRRGHARLVRGAWQVQSLDLLLHVLVESRLPELLARPHGVLLQIVNAAGPGVWYVNSIESCVEQLANELVTISVKKHKLNRTHYGFDAVFELHDVIGDTGDGVMLDICKHSDGGCKQIQVLSDEMVGNFGEKYAKSNMIAAFTMAGIDPPEFPIQPGTYTIENFYFDLCELPEKAMYGTFTALAYIIRNSERIACSSTTVEFRDEEDEYCERD; encoded by the exons atgtatattaaatatcaaCATAGAGACCACATACCTCGGCGTGGGCACGCGCGCCTGGTGCGTGGGGCTTGGCAGGTACAGAGCCTTGATCTCCTTCTGCACGTCCTGGTAGAAAGCCGCCTCCCAGAACTGCTGGCTCGTCCACACGGCGTGCTCCTGCAGATTGTCAATGCAGCC GGTCCCGGCGTGTGGTACGTGAACAGCATAGAGAGCTGCGTCGAGCAGTTAGCCAATGAGCTTGTCACCATCTCGGTGAAGAAGCACAAACTGAACCGCACACACTACGGTTTCGACGCGGTATTCGAACTGCATGACGTCATAGGGGACACGGGGGACGGG GTGATGCTAGATATTTGCAAGCACTCGGACGGTGGATGTAAGCAGATACAAGTGCTTTCGGACGAAATGGTCGGCAACTTTGGCGAGAAATACGCAAAATCGAACATGATAGCCGCATTCACTATGGCCGGCATCGACCCGCCGGAATTCCCAATCCAGCCT GGGACGTATACTATAGAGAACTTCTACTTCGACCTGTGCGAGTTGCCCGAGAAAGCTATGTACGGAACCTTCACGGCGCTCGCGTACATCATCCGCAACTCTGAGAGAATTGCGTGCTCCAGCACGACGGTCGAGTTTCGTGACGAAGAAGACGAGTATTGCGAGCGTGACTGA